Proteins co-encoded in one Candidatus Paracaedibacteraceae bacterium genomic window:
- a CDS encoding LysR family transcriptional regulator, which yields MMLFDSFSLTCFLASVKTGSFTQAALKVGRTQSAISQQIAKLENQIGVKLFVRDKTLCLTPDGEIFLSYAQRIIQIHNEAIDRFQDPDLEGEIRFGVPEDFASVYLADVLSEFTQRHPRILLKVECDLTLTLFERFKQNEFDLVLVKMSKPHDFPNGLDVWSETLEWVGKSNQLDLTASNKVKPLVLSPIPCVYRDHAIRSLDNHGLAWRIVFSSHSYAGTIAAVRAGMGITVLPRTMIPLDLDIISGSYDLPELDNTHISLLKHEQTNTAINSFERFVIEKLED from the coding sequence ATGATGCTATTTGATTCATTTTCTCTAACATGTTTTTTAGCAAGTGTTAAAACAGGTAGTTTTACACAGGCTGCCTTAAAAGTGGGGCGCACACAATCAGCCATTAGCCAACAAATTGCGAAATTAGAAAATCAAATCGGCGTTAAGCTATTTGTGCGTGACAAAACACTCTGCTTAACGCCTGATGGTGAAATTTTCCTCTCCTATGCCCAAAGAATTATCCAAATTCACAATGAAGCAATCGACCGTTTTCAAGACCCCGATCTTGAAGGAGAAATTCGATTTGGCGTTCCCGAAGATTTTGCCAGCGTCTATCTAGCCGATGTGCTCAGTGAATTTACCCAAAGACATCCCCGCATTTTACTCAAAGTGGAATGTGATCTAACCCTGACGCTTTTCGAACGATTTAAGCAAAATGAGTTTGACCTCGTCCTTGTTAAAATGAGTAAACCACATGATTTTCCAAACGGTCTGGATGTGTGGTCAGAAACATTAGAATGGGTTGGCAAAAGCAATCAGTTAGATTTAACTGCGTCTAATAAGGTCAAACCCCTTGTTTTATCGCCTATACCTTGTGTCTATCGGGATCACGCTATTCGGTCCTTGGACAACCATGGACTGGCTTGGCGTATTGTTTTCTCGTCCCATAGCTATGCAGGGACAATCGCTGCTGTTCGTGCCGGGATGGGGATTACAGTTTTACCCCGGACAATGATCCCGCTTGATCTTGATATTATCTCAGGATCCTATGATTTACCTGAACTCGACAACACTCATATCTCGTTACTAAAGCACGAACAAACAAATACCGCGATTAATTCCTTTGAGCGATTTGTTATTGAAAAACTTGAGGATTAA
- the fsa gene encoding fructose-6-phosphate aldolase has translation MDIFLDSTDIEEICKLSQTGLIDGVTTNPTLAAQQKRPFKELIQEICSIVDGPISAEVIAEDAEGMISQGRELARLHDNVVVKIPMTLEGLKACRVLTDDEIMTNVTLVFSTTQALLAAKAGATFVSPFIGRVDDQGWNGMDLIRDIRQVFSNYLFDTSILAASIRHPQHVLEAAKAGADVCTIPPKVFHQLYRHTLTDIGLKSFMDDWNKSGLTI, from the coding sequence ATGGACATTTTTTTAGACTCAACAGATATAGAAGAAATTTGCAAATTATCACAGACAGGCTTAATCGATGGCGTTACAACTAATCCGACATTAGCAGCCCAGCAAAAACGCCCGTTTAAGGAACTTATTCAAGAAATTTGTTCAATTGTTGATGGGCCGATTAGTGCAGAAGTGATTGCCGAAGATGCTGAAGGGATGATTAGCCAAGGTCGTGAACTGGCTCGTTTACATGATAATGTTGTTGTCAAAATTCCAATGACATTAGAAGGATTAAAAGCATGTCGCGTTTTAACAGATGATGAGATCATGACAAATGTAACCTTGGTTTTTTCTACAACACAAGCGCTACTCGCAGCTAAAGCCGGTGCGACTTTTGTTTCGCCGTTTATTGGTCGTGTTGATGATCAGGGTTGGAATGGTATGGATTTAATTCGTGATATCAGACAAGTGTTTAGTAATTACTTATTTGATACATCAATTCTTGCTGCATCTATTCGACATCCTCAACATGTGCTAGAGGCTGCAAAAGCCGGTGCTGATGTTTGCACAATTCCACCAAAGGTATTCCACCAACTGTATCGTCATACTTTGACAGATATTGGTCTGAAAAGCTTTATGGATGACTGGAATAAAAGCGGTTTAACAATATAG
- a CDS encoding FAD-dependent monooxygenase — protein sequence MYQAQVCILGGGLVGGVMALSLAHRGISSIVVDVETPDNLLAQKLDGRTTAVNLASAQFFEEIDLWQPLSGQAACIDNIKVYEANQPWSIQFDHQELGSDPMGYIIENRFIRQGIFEKTLNHPLIKWCAPDKLLTKKITASGVDVYLESGEMATVSLIIGAEGRNSPTRDDRGIKKKQFGYGQKGLVFSLYHDKPHHNVAWEVFHPSGPLAFLPMLDSVDGGHRSGVVWTLPEAEADIWAQKDPSDIAKRLVDMFPHLGEFDLFTQVWCYPLVAQMVDRFIDDRYVIIGDAAHVCHPVAGQGVNVGWRDAKALTDVLVNHIRLGLDLGSQTVLSAYQRSRRVDTYAMFAMTDIMVRLFSNDSKILRPIRSMGLGVVNKISPLKKFFMKRAMGI from the coding sequence ATGTATCAAGCGCAGGTTTGTATTCTGGGGGGTGGCTTAGTTGGTGGTGTTATGGCCTTAAGTCTAGCTCATCGTGGTATTTCCTCAATTGTTGTGGATGTTGAGACGCCGGATAACCTCCTAGCTCAAAAACTGGATGGCCGCACGACTGCTGTTAATTTAGCCTCAGCCCAGTTTTTCGAGGAAATAGACCTGTGGCAGCCCTTATCCGGACAAGCAGCTTGCATCGATAATATCAAAGTATATGAAGCAAATCAGCCATGGTCTATTCAATTTGATCATCAAGAATTGGGATCTGATCCCATGGGATATATCATTGAAAATCGCTTTATTCGCCAAGGTATTTTTGAAAAAACTCTGAATCATCCTTTAATAAAATGGTGTGCTCCAGATAAACTTTTGACCAAGAAAATTACAGCGTCCGGGGTTGACGTTTATTTGGAGTCGGGCGAAATGGCTACGGTTTCTCTGATCATTGGTGCTGAAGGACGCAATTCCCCGACTCGGGATGATCGAGGGATAAAGAAAAAGCAATTTGGCTATGGTCAGAAAGGCTTAGTTTTTTCTCTTTATCACGACAAACCTCATCATAATGTAGCTTGGGAAGTTTTTCACCCGTCTGGCCCTCTGGCATTTTTACCGATGTTGGATTCAGTAGATGGAGGTCATCGATCAGGTGTTGTGTGGACATTGCCAGAAGCTGAAGCGGATATTTGGGCTCAAAAAGACCCATCTGATATCGCCAAACGATTAGTTGATATGTTTCCGCATTTGGGTGAATTTGATTTATTTACCCAAGTTTGGTGTTATCCATTAGTTGCCCAAATGGTCGATCGCTTTATTGATGATCGCTATGTGATTATTGGTGATGCTGCGCATGTGTGCCATCCCGTAGCCGGTCAAGGGGTCAATGTGGGGTGGCGTGATGCCAAAGCGTTAACAGACGTCCTTGTTAATCATATTCGACTTGGACTTGATTTGGGATCTCAGACAGTCCTTTCCGCCTATCAGCGATCCCGTCGGGTTGATACCTATGCAATGTTCGCCATGACAGATATAATGGTTCGGTTATTTAGTAACGATTCTAAGATTTTGCGGCCAATCCGCAGTATGGGGTTGGGGGTCGTAAATAAGATATCTCCCCTTAAAAAATTCTTTATGAAGAGAGCTATGGGGATTTAA